In the genome of Panthera uncia isolate 11264 chromosome X, Puncia_PCG_1.0, whole genome shotgun sequence, the window tttcctttcttgtccAATGAAAGAACACTTACAAACTCTATTAGATCACAAGGCATCTGGAGACTAGTCTTCTGACATGGGTTGGTAGGTGGAAAGAAAGAGGTCATTTACCTTAAAGTGAAGGGGAGTGGAGCTCTGTGGCTGTCTCCAAATGACCCCAGTGATCCCAGTAATGAGCATCAGGAGGAGCACAACCACTGCAGTCCACACTGGGTCTCCAGAAAGCAGTGGAACGGGCCACTTGGTCAGCACCAGGCAAAGAAGAGTCAGCAGCAGAGCTTCAAGGGTCAAGTTGAGAAACATCAAAACCAACTCTTGAGACCAACACGTTAAGACATTAGGCCACCCCATTCCAAGGAGGGTCACCGTTCTCTCTAGGCTGTCCTCGGTCACCAAATGCCAcaccctctctccccccatcaTGCTGACCTCAAAGCCACCCCAGAGAAAATTTCTATCACTCACCAACCAATGAGGAGCAAACATAGACAACTTGGCCAGAGAGTGGAGTGGGGTTGGAGTTGAGTGGACAAAATAGTCCCTGTAGGGTCAGCTTCTCGGCTTCAGCTGTCTTCTCCTCCTGCAGCTCCACCTGATCCTCCTCATTCTTCACCTCAGACTGATACCTGAGGCAAGAGTAAGAAGGCAGTATTAGGAACAACCCTTAACCACTTGAGCATCTTCTCGCAGGCAGCTGAAGCTCCCACGTAAGCCAGAAGGGTGGAAGCTCCTTTTGGCGGGGAGGAATATCCATATTCCTCCAGGAGAGTCAGGATAacgaaggcagaggaaggaggagggagaacacATCCCCATCACTCCTCATCCAAGAACAAAAACCCAAATCCTAGCTCACAGAGGGAGTCTCACCTGAGGATGAGGACACAAACAGCCACCAGGGAGTAAGCAAGCAGGGTCCCAATTGACATAAGGTCCACAAGATCAGCGAGCTCAAAGAGGAATGCCATGAATGCTGGAATCGATGGGCAGAAAGCAAGATGTGAGGGAAGCCAAAAACAAAGTTGAGGGAATCGGTCAAAGAacgaggggaaggacagagacaacCGTTTTACCTGCAACAATGCCAGAGACCACAGTGGCCACGATGGGGGTGTGTGTGCCGCTGTGGATCCTGGCGAGGACACGGAACAGGAGGCCATCCTCTGCCATCGCATAGATCACCCGAGGCATGGGGAACATAGAGCCcaagaggctggagggaggaatGCCCAGAGTGGCGTGAGGTGACTGCAATCTCTATCCCCTGAGCCTGTGAGGTTAAGGAgtctcccccttctcctcacaGCCCTTTTAAGGGTTCTTCTCAGGTACCAAATGCTCAAGCCTAAGACTCTGACTGCAGAGGAGAACAAACGTTTGCCACTGACCTGGTAGAAAGAGCACAGAGGGATCCAATAGCCACAACATAGCGGGCAGGGGCCCATCCAGTGTGGAGAAAGGCCTCCGGCAGGGGGCTCTCAGGTTGAAGCTGGTAGTAAGGCATCATAAGCGTAAGTGCCGAAGAGACACCAAAATATGCCAAAAAGCAGACCAACAGTGAAATCACAATGCCCACGGGGATGGAACGTTGGGGATTCTTAGCTTCTTCGCCTGCAGGAAGGGGCACAAGTTTCTGAATCAGCTAAGCAGGTTCGCTCCTCTGCCACCCCCAATCTGCATGCAAACTGAGCATTCGCTGTGTCCAAGCCCCAGACAGAACCCGCATGACTGTGTTACCAGTGGTAGCAATACAGTCGAAACCAACAAATGCATAGAAACAGGTAGCTGCTCCATGGAGAATCCCCTCGAGGCCGAAAGGCACAAATCCTCCAGAGCCCAGAGGGCCCAGGCTAAAGTGGAAGAAAAGGGTGGAAAAGGTAAAAGGTGTGTTCAGCCAACTCTGTGCCTTTTCCCTAATGCCAAACTACTCAGCCAGGTGCTCAAGACCTAAGCTCCCATTCCCCCCCAACCCAATCCTGAATGCCTTAGCGCAGACGCCCCTGGCTCCCCGTCACGCTCCCAGCTCCGAATCTCCGGAGAGTGAATCTCCTAACCTATACGTGTCATTGAGTCGAGCCACGGTCAGTTTGTAGTCCTCTTCTGTGAGTTTCCAATTGTGCAAGTCCCCCTTAATGAAGCCAGAGACGATGACAAAACCAAGAACCAAAAGGTTCACCACTGTGAACACTTTGGTAACCAGGGCTGACTCACTGGCCCCCAGAGCCAGCAATCCTGTGGGAAAGAGGCAATCAGGACTCATGAAGTCCTCAGTCCAAGATTTGTTTCCCCGCCTCAGTGCACACCTTTCCTGCCCAGCGTCTCTGCTTTCTCACCATTATCACCTCCATCAAGCCCTTCTCAGGCTTGGTCCCTCCTAGCCCTGCCTCCCACCATTAACC includes:
- the SLC7A3 gene encoding cationic amino acid transporter 3; its protein translation is MLWHALRRFGQKLVRRRTLEPGMADTRLARCLSTLDLVALGVGSTLGAGVYVLAGEVAKDKAGPSIVICFLVAALSSVLAGLCYAEFGARVPRSGSAYLYSYVTVGELWAFTTGWNLILSYVIGTASVARAWSSAFDNLIGNHISRTLQGSISLHVPYVLAEHPDFFALGLVLLLTGLLALGASESALVTKVFTVVNLLVLGFVIVSGFIKGDLHNWKLTEEDYKLTVARLNDTYSLGPLGSGGFVPFGLEGILHGAATCFYAFVGFDCIATTGEEAKNPQRSIPVGIVISLLVCFLAYFGVSSALTLMMPYYQLQPESPLPEAFLHTGWAPARYVVAIGSLCALSTSLLGSMFPMPRVIYAMAEDGLLFRVLARIHSGTHTPIVATVVSGIVAAFMAFLFELADLVDLMSIGTLLAYSLVAVCVLILRYQSEVKNEEDQVELQEEKTAEAEKLTLQGLFCPLNSNPTPLSGQVVYVCSSLVALLLTLLCLVLTKWPVPLLSGDPVWTAVVVLLLMLITGITGVIWRQPQSSTPLHFKVPALPLLPLMSIFVNVYLMMQMTAGTWARFGVWMLIGFAIYFGYGIHHSLEEVKSDQPPLKSRAKTLDLDLSSACTPSI